The Candidatus Thiothrix anitrata genome includes the window CAGCGGGTAACTGAACAGGGGTTCATGGTGCAAGTCGCCATGTGGCATCTGGTCAGGTGTCAGGCAAGCATCAATCTGGTAGTCCAGCAAGGCTGGCAACGCAGAAAAACGGTACTGGCTGACAACATCCACATCAATATCCGGCCAGTCACGCATGAATGCCGCCAGTGCCGGATTCAGCCATTGCGCACAGGGCAAACATTCCACCGCGATATGCAAACGCCCGCCGCACCCATCCGCCATCAGTTTGAAGCGGCTACGGGTGACTTCGATTTCAGGCAATACCCGCTGTGCCAACCGTAGCAACTCCTGCCCCGCTGGCGTGAGGCTGAGGCGTTGCCCTGTTTGTTCCAGAAGGCAATACCGATTTCGTGTTCCAGTGCTTTCATGCGGTGTGAAAGTGCGGATTGGGTCAGGCACAAGGCTTCTGCTGCCGCACCAAGCGTCTGGTGTTGGTGCAAAGCGTGAATAATGCGTAGTGCGGCGATGTCCATAATGAGTTTTACTCATGAATTACTGAGAAAAACGCGATTTTATTCATTGATTGATCACTGCACAATCCTTCTTTCTGTCATTCAATGGAAGAATTTGTATGCGACTCCACAACCTCGGCTTCCCACGCATGGGGGCAGGCCGTGAATTGAAATTTGCGTTGGAAAGCTACTGGAAAGGGGCAAGTGATGCCGACAGCCTGCTAACCACTGCTACGGCTTACGCCAACAGCACTGGAACATTCAGCAACAAGCGGGGCTGGACTTTGTGCCCGTGGGCGATTTCGCCCTGTACGACCATGTGCTGAACACCAGTTTGATGCTGGGCAACTTGCCACCGCGTTTCCAGCAAGGGCAAGGGGCAAACGAACTTGACCAGTATTTCCGCATGGCACGCGGACGCGCCCCGACAGGCGAACCGACCTTTGCCTGTGAAATGACCAAATGGTTTGACACCAATTACCACTACATCGTGCCGGAACTGGCAAGCGATACCGATTTCCATCTGGCTTCCACCCAGTTGCTGGATCAGGTGAAAGAAGCCAAAGCCGCCGGGTTCAACCCCAAGCCCGTCCTGCTGGGGCCGTTGTCCTACCTGTGGCTGGGCAAGGTCAAGGGGCAGGAATTCGACAAACTGGAACTGCTGCCACGCCTGTTGCCCGTGTATGTGGAAGTGTTGCAATACCTCGCCGCGTTGGGGGTGGAATGGGTGCAAATCGACGAACCCATTCTGGTGCTGGATTTGCCGCTGGCATGGCAAAACGCTTTTGAATCCGCCTACAACCAGCTCCAGACCCGCAGCCTGAACCTGTTGCTGGCAAGCTATTTCGGTGAGTTGCGCGACAACTTGCGGCTGGCGTGCAACTTGCCCGTGGCAGGACTGCATCTGGATGCGGTGCGCGGGCGGGAAGAAATAGCGCGGGTGCTGGACAACCTTTCACCCTACAAAGTGCTGTCCCTTGGGGTGGTGGATGGGCGCAACCTCTGGAAAACCGACCTCAACGCGGTGCTGGCATGGCTCGAACCCATCCACCAACGCTTAGGGGAACGCCTGTGGCTTGCCCCGTCCTGCTCATTGCTGCACGTACCGCTGGATTTGGGGCTGGAAGCCACGCTGGATACGGAACTGAAAAACTGGCTGGCATTTGCCGTGCAGAAGCTGGACGAATTGCGCATCCTCAGCCAAGCCCTGACCCAAGGACGTGGCAGTGTGCGTACTGCGCTGGAAGCCAACCACGCCGCCATTGAAAGCCGCCAAACCTCCACACGGGTACACAACCCAGCAGTGGCACAACGCATGGCAGACATTACCCCGGCACTGCTGCAACGCGCTTCCGCCTACCCCGAACGCGCCAAGGTGCAACAGCAACGCTTCGAGTTGCCGCTGTACCCCACCACAACCATTGGCTCATTCCCGCAAACGCAAGAAATCCGCAAGGCACGGCATGATTTCAAAGCTGGGCAACTGGACGCAGCCAGCTACCACGCCGCGATGCAGGCTGAAATCCGCCACGCCGTCGAAGTACAGGAACAACTGGGGCTGGATGTCCCCGTGCATGGTGAAGCCGAGCGTAACGACATGGTGGAATACTTCGGTGAACAACTTGCCGGGTATGCCTTCACCCGGCTGGGTTGGGTGCAATCCTACGGCAGCCGCTGCGTCAAACCGCCGATCATTTACGGCGATGTGTCACGCCCGTTGGCCATGACGGTGGAATGGTCGGCTTATGCCCAGTCCCTCACCACCAAGCCCATGAAAGGGATGCTCACTGGCCCGGTTACAATGCTGCAATGGTCATTCGTGCGGGATGACCAGCCGCGCCGTGATACCGCGTTCCAGATTGCGTTGGCGTTGCGGGATGAAATCCTTGACCTAGAAGCGGCTGGCATCGGCATTATTCAGGTGGATGAACCCGCTTTCCGCGAAGGTTTGCCCCTGCGCAACAGTGAATGGAAAGCCTACCTGCAATGGGCGGTGGAGGCGTTCCGTCTGTCAGTAGCGGGGGTGCGCGATGATACCCAAATCCATACCCACATGTGCTATTCCGAGTTCAACGACATCATGCCGGAGATTGCCGCGATGGATGCGGACGTGATCACCATCGAAACCTCGCGTTCCGATATGGAATTGCTGGAAGCGTTCAGTGAATTTGCCTACCCCAATGAAATCGGCCCCGGCGTGTACGACATCCACAGCCCCAATATCCCCACGGTAGACAGCATGGTGCGGATGATGCAGAAAGCCAGCCGTGACATCCCGCCCCAACGCTTGTGGGTTAACCCGGATTGTGGGTTGAAGACACGACAATGGGCGGAGGTGATCCCGGCACTGGCCAACATGGTGGAGGCTACCAAGGTGTTACGCGAAGCAGCCTGATCCAACGGGGATGTTGCTTTAATCAAGCAGCATCCTCCCCTCAAGCCAGCCGCAGCACTTCCACCCGCTGGGTATCCGTGATAATCAACCACGCACTCAAATTCTTAAGGGCGGTAATACTCGGCAGTTGCAGATATTCCTGCACTTGCTGAGTACCTTGCTGTTTCTTCGCCTCCCAGCCTTTGTCACCATCGCCCTTCTTGCAATATTTAAGCTCAATCAAATGCTGGAAATTGACCTTATAAGGGCTACGTTCCAGCAACAAAATATCAGGGTATTTCTTATCCATTTCGCGTTCACTCAGGATGAAATACGCCGGAGACTGGTACAGCAACGCCAGCAAAATTGTCTTGATATGTTCCTCATCCAAATACAGTGAATCGCGGTTGGACAGCAATTGCAGCACCCGTTCCAGTTCCGCCACCAGCGGCTGGATGTCGCTGTAAAGTGCCAGTTTCTCCACTGCCAATAGCAACGTGCGGTCGGAAATGGTGATCTGGTTGCGCCGCTCGATTTCGACTTTAAAATACTGGAAATATAACTCGCGCATCACGTGATTAGGGATAGCAAACACCTCGCCCGCCAGCGATTCACGCACCAGCGTGGTGAAACCCATGTACGCTATCAGGCTGATAAAATCATTGCGGTCAAAACCCTTGTCAAACTCAAACTTGCGCCGCTGACTGGCTTGTACTTCACCCGCATTCAACAACTCATCCAGCACCGCGAAATTGTCATCGCGGTTGCCAATGGTGAACAACTTCATGATTTTGCCGTAGTCCGAGGCAATGTTCTCATCCAACATCGGCTTGGAGTATTCACAGCGTTTGCGGTCAAAATCTTGACGAAATACAGCAGCATATTGGCGTTGTACACGCTTTGCGGCGTTTTGAGGTTGAAACGGTAGCCGTTGTACCAAGCGCGGGCATCGCCAAGTAATTGTTCCAACGCAATGGGGCAGGTTTCTGCCAATGGCTGCAACAGGGTGATCACTTCCGCTTCGGTAAACCCCACTGCCTCATTGAAGTCCTCATGCAGCGACAAATTCACGCCAATATTGAAGCCACTGGTCATACTGTCGAGCATCACTGGCGTAACACCCGTGACAAACAGCCGGTCGAGTGTGCCGCGCTGGGTCGCGGTTTTCAGCACTTCGTAAAAGCTGCGTACAAACCCGCCCTTGCCCATGATTTTCTGGAATAGTTGCAGGTCATCGGCAAGGATAGTGTTGGCAAAGTGGTCGTATTCGTCGATCAGCAGCAGGAATTTTTGTTCGCCCAGTGCCGTCAAAAACTCACGCATTTTAGCGGCGGGTGAAGCCTGTTCCAGAATGACCTGTCTGACCTGTTGGGGATAAGCATAACGATCCAGAAACTTGCTTAGCCATGTGGCGACATTGTTGTCGAACTCAGACAGAATCGCATCATGCCCACCGTCGGTGTCAATGCCACTAAAATCCATGAACAGTACTTGGTAAGTGTTGTGCAACGGCGTGGGATGCTGCCCAATATACAGCTTGCCAAACAGGGTGGCGAATGCATCCCGATGCGATACATCGTAGTAGTATTCCAGCATCGACAACATCAGGCTTTTACCGAAACGACGCGGACGCATCAGGAACAAGTGGCTGCCCATTTGCTCCAGCTTGGGGATGTAATGGGTCTTATCGATATAGACGAAACCTTCCGTCATCACTTTTTTGAAATTGCTTTCGCCGTAGGGGATTTTCAGGTTCATGCTGTCTGTGCCGATGGTGCTTATGGAGGCAGTCTAGCACAATTCCCTTTGCTTGATTGACACCTCACCCGCACCGATTTCTGCCCATACCGCCATGACCATGACCCGCACTACCACCCCCATGATGTCCCCTGCCCCAACCGCCGCCACCGTTACCGACATTGCCTTGACGAACCGTGGCATGATCATGGCTGGCTGGCATAGCCGCCATACCTCTTCCCTGCCCCATACGCTTGCCGCCGCCGCCCATACGGGTAACATTCCCACCGTTTGGATAGGCTGAACTGCCGATGATGGCATCCACTTCCGTCTGCGGCATGACCTGCGCGGCATAAGCACCGCTACGGCTTTGCAATTGCCCGGTAAATGCCCGCAAATGGCGGTGTGAAGCCTGCATCAGGTTGTTGTACACACGGGAAATATCGCCTTGCGAAGTCTTGCTGATAGCGTTTTGCAAATCGGCAATATCGGTTTCCTCAATCAGTGCGCCGACCTGCAAGGCATCGTGGGCAGATTTGCGCCCGCGTGCGATCAAATCAGCATACAAGCTGGAAAGTTCCGGGTTAGTGAACACCCCCACCCGGTCATTTGTCACTGGATCAGGGATACCGTAGGTTTGCAGCAAGCCCTGCACCGCATCGGTATGACGCTGTTCGGAGGCGGCAATATTGCTGAACACTGGCAAGCGCCACAGACTGTACAGGGTCAGATAAACATCACGGGCAAGTTTTTCTTCCTCGCGCATGAATTGCAAGGCTTCACGTTCGTTGTCATTCAACGGTGAAGGGGTGGATAGGTTAGCAATCATGACTCACGTGCTCCATTCAATGTAAATGATAATTTGTTGCAATAAATGCATTCTAACACTTGCCAACACAAATGGTAACAATTATCATTAAGTCTCTAACTACCTCCTATAATCTTGCGCAAGCCAGCTTCTGAGCCAAGTCAGCCAGCGTACTTTTTTCAAACATGATGGAAAAAAGACGTATGAATCAGCCTGAATATTGCAAGCGACAACAGAACAAAAACCCCCAGCTCAACCGCTTGCAACAAAAACGTGAACAACTACAGCAAGACCTTGCCGAATTGCAAGATGACCTGAAAATAGTGCAAAACCTCATCCGGCATAAACAGCAAAAACTCCGGGCGCTGAATCAGGATATTGTCACTAAAACCCGCCACGTCACGCCGGTTTTGGTCTGCTTAAATGGCGGGCGCACGACTACGTAAACACCCGACCATCCTTTACAATTAGCCATCCACACTTGCGTTGGTAGCCAAATGACCTTGTTGAAGTTTAAGGAAAATTTGTATGCCATTCGTAACCCAAAAATCGTTAGTGTTATCCTGCTCTCTCTTGACCCTTACCTGTTGTGGCTGGAATCCCCAAGCAATAAAAAATTTCAAAAAAATTACGCTGGCGACTGCCCGATTGCCTTCCTGCTTTGTCATTACCTGTAGAAACCGATTAAGATGCCCAGCGCATGACAGTATTGCGGGTGGAAGCACGCTTGCGCAGCAGCTTGTTTGTAGATACCGTCTTGCCAGTCAAGCGTTTTGATAGCTTGGTTGGTATTTTTGTTGGGTTTTCAGGACACCGAAGCAGAGGTGAACCAGTTTGCGCATAGCAGCCCCCAGTGCAGACATTTTGGTCTTTCCGCGTGCCAGTAGACGTTCATAAAGTGCCTTGACATGGGGATTGTATCGAGTTGCCACCACCGCTGCCATGTAGAGAATGGCACGAATATGCTGAAGGTCCTGT containing:
- a CDS encoding LysR substrate-binding domain-containing protein, yielding MSKTHYGHRRTTHYSRFAPTPDAWCGSRSLVPDPIRTFTPHESTGTRNRYCLLEQTGQRLSLTPAGQELLRLAQRVLPEIEVTRSRFKLMADGCGGRLHIAVECLPCAQWLNPALAAFMRDWPDIDVDVVSQYRFSALPALLDYQIDACLTPDQMPHGDLHHEPLFSYPLCLAVGKQHRLATRQTFTASDLAEETLLTYPVERSRLDVFTHLLQPAGLEPRYHKTVGDTELMLGMVASGRGVAVIPAWLAERSAWREDLCLLFPADPLTKQLWLVVRKEDMGKPWLMGFIGLLRG
- a CDS encoding PD-(D/E)XK nuclease domain-containing protein, which translates into the protein MKLFTIGNRDDNFAVLDELLNAGEVQASQRRKFEFDKGFDRNDFISLIAYMGFTTLVRESLAGEVFAIPNHVMRELYFQYFKVEIERRNQITISDRTLLLAVEKLALYSDIQPLVAELERVLQLLSNRDSLYLDEEHIKTILLALLYQSPAYFILSEREMDKKYPDILLLERSPYKVNFQHLIELKYCKKGDGDKGWEAKKQQGTQQVQEYLQLPSITALKNLSAWLIITDTQRVEVLRLA
- a CDS encoding AAA family ATPase, with the translated sequence MNLKIPYGESNFKKVMTEGFVYIDKTHYIPKLEQMGSHLFLMRPRRFGKSLMLSMLEYYYDVSHRDAFATLFGKLYIGQHPTPLHNTYQVLFMDFSGIDTDGGHDAILSEFDNNVATWLSKFLDRYAYPQQVRQVILEQASPAAKMREFLTALGEQKFLLLIDEYDHFANTILADDLQLFQKIMGKGGFVRSFYEVLKTATQRGTLDRLFVTGVTPVMLDSMTSGFNIGVNLSLHEDFNEAVGFTEAEVITLLQPLAETCPIALEQLLGDARAWYNGYRFNLKTPQSVYNANMLLYFVKILTANAVNTPSRCWMRTLPRTTAKS
- a CDS encoding DUF2202 domain-containing protein; protein product: MIANLSTPSPLNDNEREALQFMREEEKLARDVYLTLYSLWRLPVFSNIAASEQRHTDAVQGLLQTYGIPDPVTNDRVGVFTNPELSSLYADLIARGRKSAHDALQVGALIEETDIADLQNAISKTSQGDISRVYNNLMQASHRHLRAFTGQLQSRSGAYAAQVMPQTEVDAIIGSSAYPNGGNVTRMGGGGKRMGQGRGMAAMPASHDHATVRQGNVGNGGGGWGRGHHGGGSAGHGHGGMGRNRCG